The proteins below are encoded in one region of candidate division TA06 bacterium:
- a CDS encoding DNRLRE domain-containing protein, with amino-acid sequence MKTIRFINLCLFSLAIFTGFAIAEKKEIEAKRTATSKVFRNDDGTHTFQIYTEPKHYYEGGKWKEIDTKIVPYGKDGYDYACLTSDIKTYFKGNEGLFGVTDKKYKWNLIEITDNDKHNFRYIKADLKQNKDNSIIYKYGQNGALTWITTAKGLSWIYKGSNLKKIIYRLSIPREYSLYQGKERINSRIKIKNNLTACDSLSAFMAGISIPFAFRENNEKMGLVLENTVEMINAGEYEFISEITDSKTDDSISVKSQSWLFTAGNDAFIASGYPDSYNNTYNLWVGYDSTYGFKKERSLLRFDVSPLAGGASVTSATFSARVKGYTGPANTTCNVTAYRATSSWTEGGATWNNMSSYYSESYGTQSVGDTGRYNWDVKNLSQYWISGTYNNYGLMLIAANESGGDKERYFYSDESGTYVPSLNITCNLPDLITYTPSGWDDKIVASSVTGTNTTNTLYAQKPTYIDLAIMNNTSVSVIKGFYVKIYLDGSEINTQYCSSLSGNTSKTWSDINYTVYTPGWHKIKIVIDTTGDITEESETNNSYEKLFYWKRLPDLWPGVITTSSPLITNEPCTIYWSVWNTGDTISGGFYTGLYVDGNKKDNQYLSSLAAGGYQPFTTTYTATTGGNHTIKVICDSSNQVMEIDDSPSDNILTYTASWNTRPNACTNPSPVNGVTGVDLSVILQWYCTDPDGQAITKYRLQLSTDSTFTSTVFDGEVTANSYQATNLWRATKYYWRVKGYDGSLWCNTWNTWRFTTADNQFWVSGHVKYKNLDDNTIKGIPQAWVVLYDTNDATPRYIDSVKTLSDGSFNFGFVTAASFDPKFIIHTKLINEICVVKDTVPSIYTDISDTSSCQIYPSGITTIYRGINETGKDSIFNQACHIFDAINQTYNWVDNNTSPNWKRSQITVSYNYTNTDSTSRFRPVPVGIGSIIITGKPQVLLRSGLIVPGYRSERPYHEYAHAIMYKVYGDTFPPGYGVSEHYPYKVTNPGNATTEGFAEFLPCAVKNNKDYLVYYKSSYNTTMQDVETNQWHYTGDAVSIEGAVASIWWDMQDTFTDSDEDSGGLSNKFSNIFSILKDNKIRNISQFYSYYRSNPALAGDTSKLKRIYYKHGIDYYKAVLGFEVWQSPPINNPVPNQSGCVNINSDTTGIENGVYPHNGDYMYRLSGTDASSDNSYAFVNLFDVNIPLIPGPNYAAKYLSFWVYIVESPGAGCISLELVTAKKGAIRDYNYKGMYISDQFGQRLHPAGRNVPKGQWVNYICDLSILNPSIYADDTLRQIQVAYDDGNSAETGDYLAYIDDIEISEFSYPTFAWGYVEDPTTVKVSWNDNNIDEDGFHVWWKNQSDSTFINPPLWVDSVSGMGGKGYCTITGLSTGSSYNFMVRSKRGEQVSAYEWRYATSKIAAPETPAPPSAKFHTPSLEINDTIPSINVNNAHYDYSSNIFEWERKIDSTGVWTKIKETPSWYVVGHTDATNIIDSNIIFNHDYYYRLRAYNGCGKSEYSVETKIPIYFKPPTNTNAIAYEAVDPLSGTHTLKIDLSWGDNSTIEAGTLVFIKKAGGDSFVVALGPNITSASISGYWDGQWHSIEPLSTYYIKVAQYWMYYNGYRRTEYSNTVEVFVPKIGYTNNNNARKLFRGGDDKLNATFYDGTQIYWASSINNGLSWSVTAPKTGGNPTVAEKKSNSAIYSVRVKKDSLLLDSLGVTSGFGKVIKTGAKMFNPAIATDSLGNLYCAWAETVLAIETRYDPFGRFIEHRWTYTMKVQYAKRTGGVWSSPSVLQPISVSTTGWQDFPPSPFDEFIDISSPSIAVNKSGNSILPHITWEHKHGSYNMFSGWSLDTSIIYHYNAGTSIGMTVSATGVLASSPCLGVNNDGALVLAWQQNGDIYRSTNNGSAWSTPYNVSNNTGASQMPTVACDKGGTLHFLWYDDSDSGFVQKISTLPVGTDAKLAIAKLTELPQGEESIVWEDVQKVEIDSLNQALTKAAAAEDLTGTINENQIFYRRYKNNAWSPIYRLTASEDISVYPALPLTDDPAQMGFLWTEGNYVKYKRLPDLDGPTVAVTYPNGGEVLYSGRRYNITWSSTDNRGIKSYVLYYTTNYIAQDDPTSTDAVTLWRSVATIVGGLNYYSWRVPYNVASTNCRFKVVAYDSSGNTATDISDKNFTIKSRDIIVVETDKAIAYNNAGKIARSSDGLLHVCYNSIDSVHYLSSSNDGQTWATPLNLGKGSLPTIVTDSKNMPALAWIKQWDHDTGGGVFFSRQTATGWSVPETLAYMQGVPWDYIGGYSPPAMTIKNDTISLVFEYSYGGGIPPHIAKGWALHHTRFAINNISGKKDTILDAYTETIDPPIWQAPASASIATDYKGYDHISWHRKDKVYYRMRKPDGNYGNILQLSGSGIAQNPCISISGVASAVWVEDGDIYQRTGFDQKWETAVNISASGASSMMPYICGSDVLWTEDVLSDYEVYLSSYSTAKMTYDVSENLSCTDYASIFPHETKLQTNEGTKTYRIWAEEIEPELLWGLTFMADTTELEPTYALDAGLAEPSIFTVQRDGYITYGTAAKAKNTVTEPFKTVDYDTTALIYSFDNFDPDKKYKITLSFYQETGQEIKLKPIVNKLPLGEIKVTSGEEAILDKPLPEASYKDGQITLTIEKTKGPIAVCGKILIYENPTGQGHGGTQSEEITSITPNYINKLYQNCPNPFSHKTSFMYQIKNQGQVTFKVYNALGQLVRTLVNEIKPAGTYQVEWDGKDGCGRQVSSGVYLYNISTGAFESTKKLIVLK; translated from the coding sequence ATGAAGACGATCAGATTTATTAATCTTTGCCTTTTCTCTTTGGCGATATTTACTGGTTTTGCCATTGCAGAGAAAAAGGAAATAGAAGCTAAGAGAACCGCTACATCTAAGGTATTTAGAAACGACGACGGCACGCATACATTTCAGATTTATACAGAACCAAAGCATTATTATGAAGGGGGCAAATGGAAGGAGATAGATACCAAAATAGTCCCATACGGCAAAGATGGGTATGATTATGCCTGTTTGACAAGTGATATAAAAACATATTTCAAAGGCAACGAAGGCCTATTTGGAGTAACTGATAAAAAATATAAATGGAACTTGATTGAAATAACTGATAATGATAAACATAACTTTAGATATATAAAAGCTGACCTCAAGCAGAATAAAGACAACAGTATAATATATAAATACGGGCAGAATGGGGCTTTAACTTGGATCACTACAGCTAAAGGATTGAGTTGGATATATAAGGGTTCAAATCTTAAAAAAATAATATATCGTTTGAGCATACCAAGGGAATATTCTTTATATCAAGGGAAAGAGAGAATAAATTCTAGAATAAAAATTAAAAACAACCTAACAGCTTGCGATTCTTTAAGCGCATTTATGGCTGGGATTTCAATCCCTTTTGCTTTTCGGGAAAATAACGAAAAGATGGGGTTGGTTCTAGAAAATACAGTGGAGATGATAAATGCTGGCGAATATGAGTTTATATCGGAAATCACTGACAGCAAGACCGATGATTCAATATCAGTAAAATCTCAATCATGGTTATTCACAGCCGGTAATGACGCTTTCATTGCATCTGGATATCCGGACAGCTATAATAACACTTATAATTTATGGGTGGGATACGATTCAACCTATGGATTCAAAAAGGAGCGAAGTTTATTAAGATTTGATGTGAGTCCGCTTGCCGGTGGAGCCAGTGTGACTTCAGCAACATTTAGCGCCAGGGTAAAAGGTTATACCGGTCCGGCAAATACTACATGCAATGTTACCGCCTACCGAGCGACTTCGTCATGGACTGAAGGTGGAGCTACTTGGAATAATATGTCAAGTTATTATTCAGAAAGCTATGGCACGCAGTCTGTCGGAGATACGGGTCGTTACAACTGGGATGTAAAAAACCTATCTCAATATTGGATAAGTGGAACTTACAATAATTATGGCTTAATGTTGATCGCTGCCAATGAAAGCGGCGGGGATAAGGAGCGTTACTTTTATTCGGACGAAAGTGGGACGTATGTGCCGTCACTTAATATTACATGCAATCTTCCCGATTTGATAACCTATACTCCATCGGGTTGGGACGATAAGATTGTTGCTTCATCTGTTACCGGCACTAATACTACCAATACGTTGTATGCCCAAAAACCAACTTATATTGATTTAGCCATAATGAACAATACTTCGGTTTCAGTTATTAAGGGGTTCTATGTTAAAATATATTTGGACGGTAGTGAAATAAATACGCAATATTGTAGTAGCTTAAGCGGCAATACCAGTAAAACATGGTCAGATATAAATTACACCGTATATACACCCGGATGGCATAAGATTAAAATTGTAATTGATACTACCGGCGATATAACAGAAGAAAGCGAAACAAACAATTCGTATGAAAAGTTATTCTATTGGAAACGGCTACCGGATTTGTGGCCAGGTGTTATTACCACTTCCTCGCCACTTATTACAAACGAACCTTGCACTATTTACTGGAGCGTGTGGAATACCGGCGATACAATTTCAGGTGGATTTTATACCGGGCTTTATGTTGACGGGAATAAAAAAGATAATCAATATTTAAGCAGTTTAGCGGCCGGCGGCTATCAACCGTTTACTACAACTTATACCGCAACGACTGGCGGAAATCATACCATAAAAGTTATTTGCGATTCTTCTAATCAGGTTATGGAAATTGACGACAGTCCCTCGGATAACATACTTACATATACTGCCAGTTGGAATACAAGGCCCAATGCGTGTACAAATCCTTCGCCTGTCAATGGTGTTACAGGAGTTGATTTAAGCGTTATCCTTCAATGGTATTGCACTGATCCTGATGGTCAGGCAATTACAAAATACCGTCTTCAATTATCCACAGATTCAACATTTACCTCTACAGTGTTTGACGGTGAAGTTACCGCAAATTCTTATCAAGCCACCAACCTGTGGCGCGCTACTAAATATTATTGGCGGGTTAAAGGTTATGACGGTAGCCTTTGGTGCAATACCTGGAATACTTGGCGATTTACCACGGCGGATAATCAGTTTTGGGTTAGCGGCCATGTTAAGTATAAAAACCTTGATGATAATACTATAAAAGGCATACCCCAGGCTTGGGTGGTATTGTATGACACAAACGATGCAACACCAAGATATATAGATTCTGTAAAAACATTAAGTGACGGTAGCTTCAATTTTGGTTTTGTTACCGCTGCTTCATTTGACCCAAAATTTATAATCCATACCAAACTAATAAACGAAATTTGTGTTGTAAAAGATACAGTTCCAAGTATATATACCGATATTTCAGATACATCAAGTTGCCAAATATATCCCTCCGGTATTACCACGATATATCGGGGAATAAATGAAACTGGTAAAGACAGCATTTTTAACCAAGCATGCCATATCTTTGATGCCATTAACCAAACGTATAATTGGGTGGATAACAACACCAGTCCAAACTGGAAAAGGTCACAGATAACCGTATCGTACAATTATACGAATACCGATAGCACCAGCAGGTTCAGACCTGTCCCGGTTGGAATCGGTAGTATCATTATTACAGGCAAACCTCAAGTATTGTTGAGATCGGGTTTAATAGTGCCCGGTTACAGATCGGAGAGGCCCTATCACGAATATGCCCATGCTATAATGTACAAAGTTTATGGAGATACTTTCCCACCGGGCTATGGCGTTTCTGAACATTACCCATATAAGGTAACTAACCCTGGCAATGCCACAACCGAGGGCTTTGCCGAGTTTCTTCCTTGTGCAGTAAAGAACAACAAGGACTATCTGGTTTATTACAAGAGCTCTTATAACACCACGATGCAAGATGTCGAAACCAACCAGTGGCATTATACCGGTGATGCAGTAAGCATTGAGGGTGCAGTGGCTTCAATCTGGTGGGATATGCAGGACACCTTTACCGACTCCGACGAAGATTCTGGAGGACTATCAAACAAGTTCAGTAATATATTTAGTATTTTGAAAGATAATAAAATAAGAAACATAAGTCAGTTTTACAGTTATTACCGTTCTAATCCCGCTTTAGCAGGGGATACTTCAAAATTAAAGAGGATATATTATAAGCACGGTATAGATTATTACAAGGCAGTTTTAGGATTTGAAGTATGGCAATCACCGCCAATAAACAATCCAGTGCCGAATCAAAGCGGTTGCGTGAATATCAATAGCGATACTACTGGAATAGAAAACGGCGTATATCCACACAACGGCGATTACATGTATAGATTATCAGGCACAGATGCCAGCAGTGATAACAGTTATGCCTTTGTTAATTTATTTGACGTTAATATACCACTAATACCAGGCCCCAACTATGCTGCAAAATATTTATCATTTTGGGTATATATTGTAGAATCACCTGGCGCTGGTTGCATAAGCCTCGAACTTGTTACAGCTAAAAAAGGTGCTATACGGGATTACAACTATAAAGGAATGTATATTTCTGATCAATTCGGCCAAAGATTGCATCCAGCCGGCCGCAATGTCCCGAAAGGTCAATGGGTAAACTATATATGTGACCTTTCGATCCTAAACCCATCAATATACGCTGACGATACACTTAGACAAATACAGGTGGCATATGATGATGGGAATTCAGCCGAAACAGGTGATTATTTGGCATATATAGATGATATTGAAATAAGTGAGTTTTCATATCCGACATTTGCCTGGGGTTACGTGGAGGATCCCACAACAGTTAAAGTAAGTTGGAATGATAATAATATTGACGAAGATGGTTTCCATGTGTGGTGGAAAAACCAAAGTGACAGCACATTTATCAATCCGCCACTTTGGGTTGATTCGGTTTCAGGTATGGGAGGGAAAGGATATTGTACAATAACCGGGCTTTCAACGGGGAGTAGCTACAATTTTATGGTTCGCTCCAAACGAGGTGAACAGGTATCCGCATACGAATGGAGATACGCAACATCAAAAATAGCGGCTCCCGAAACACCAGCTCCACCAAGTGCGAAATTCCATACTCCCTCTTTAGAAATAAATGATACTATTCCATCTATTAATGTAAATAACGCACACTACGACTATAGTTCCAATATATTTGAATGGGAAAGGAAGATTGACTCGACAGGCGTATGGACAAAAATAAAGGAAACGCCTTCTTGGTATGTTGTCGGCCATACTGATGCAACAAATATTATTGATTCAAACATTATTTTTAATCATGATTATTATTATCGCTTGAGAGCCTATAATGGTTGTGGCAAATCAGAATATTCGGTAGAAACAAAAATACCGATATATTTTAAACCCCCAACAAACACAAATGCTATTGCATATGAAGCAGTAGATCCTTTATCCGGAACACATACATTGAAAATTGATTTATCATGGGGGGATAATTCAACCATCGAAGCAGGGACATTAGTCTTTATAAAAAAAGCAGGGGGTGATTCATTTGTGGTTGCATTAGGCCCAAATATCACTAGTGCTTCAATAAGTGGTTATTGGGATGGTCAATGGCATTCCATTGAACCACTTTCCACCTATTATATTAAAGTAGCTCAGTATTGGATGTATTATAATGGATATAGAAGGACCGAATATTCCAATACGGTTGAGGTATTTGTTCCCAAGATCGGCTATACCAATAATAACAACGCCCGCAAGCTGTTCCGTGGTGGCGATGACAAACTGAACGCAACATTCTATGATGGAACACAGATTTATTGGGCCTCGTCAATCAACAATGGTTTATCGTGGTCTGTAACGGCGCCAAAAACCGGCGGCAATCCGACCGTTGCCGAGAAGAAAAGCAACAGCGCAATCTACTCGGTGCGGGTGAAGAAAGACAGCCTGTTGTTGGACAGCCTGGGCGTAACTTCGGGCTTTGGCAAGGTCATAAAAACCGGCGCTAAGATGTTCAACCCGGCCATTGCCACCGATAGTCTGGGTAACCTATATTGCGCTTGGGCGGAAACGGTATTGGCTATTGAAACAAGGTATGATCCTTTTGGTAGGTTTATAGAACACCGTTGGACATATACAATGAAGGTTCAATATGCAAAAAGAACAGGAGGTGTTTGGTCTTCACCGTCCGTGCTTCAGCCAATATCTGTATCTACGACGGGGTGGCAAGATTTCCCACCTTCGCCTTTCGATGAATTTATTGACATATCAAGTCCATCAATAGCGGTAAATAAATCAGGCAATAGTATTTTACCCCATATAACCTGGGAACATAAACATGGAAGTTACAATATGTTTTCCGGGTGGTCCTTGGATACTTCAATAATATATCATTATAATGCTGGAACATCTATTGGCATGACAGTAAGCGCCACAGGCGTTCTGGCAAGCTCTCCCTGCTTGGGAGTGAATAACGATGGCGCATTGGTTTTAGCATGGCAGCAAAATGGTGACATTTACCGAAGCACCAACAACGGAAGTGCCTGGAGCACGCCTTACAACGTTAGCAACAATACCGGGGCTTCGCAGATGCCGACAGTGGCCTGCGACAAGGGCGGCACGTTGCATTTTCTCTGGTATGACGACAGTGACAGCGGTTTTGTGCAAAAGATATCAACCTTGCCTGTCGGAACCGACGCAAAATTGGCTATAGCAAAACTTACCGAACTACCGCAAGGTGAGGAGTCGATAGTTTGGGAAGATGTACAAAAAGTAGAGATTGATAGTCTGAACCAAGCATTAACAAAGGCTGCGGCGGCAGAAGACCTGACCGGGACAATCAATGAGAATCAGATATTCTACCGTAGGTATAAAAACAACGCTTGGTCGCCCATTTACAGGCTGACAGCCAGCGAAGATATTTCAGTTTACCCGGCATTGCCGCTTACCGATGACCCGGCTCAGATGGGCTTTTTATGGACCGAGGGCAATTATGTAAAATACAAACGTCTTCCCGATTTAGATGGACCAACTGTGGCGGTAACATACCCCAACGGCGGAGAAGTGCTTTATTCCGGCAGGAGGTATAATATAACTTGGTCCAGCACCGATAACCGGGGTATAAAATCGTACGTTTTGTATTACACCACTAACTATATTGCACAAGACGATCCAACAAGCACGGATGCAGTTACACTTTGGCGTTCTGTGGCGACCATAGTGGGCGGACTTAATTACTACTCCTGGCGGGTGCCGTATAATGTGGCTTCAACCAACTGCCGGTTCAAGGTCGTGGCTTACGATTCCAGCGGCAACACCGCAACAGACATCAGCGACAAAAACTTTACCATCAAAAGCCGTGATATTATAGTGGTGGAAACGGACAAAGCCATAGCCTACAATAACGCCGGGAAAATAGCCCGATCCAGCGACGGATTGTTGCATGTTTGCTATAACAGCATAGATAGTGTGCACTATCTCTCCTCGTCGAACGATGGACAAACCTGGGCAACCCCGCTTAACTTAGGTAAAGGATCTTTACCGACGATTGTAACTGACAGTAAGAACATGCCTGCCCTGGCCTGGATAAAACAATGGGACCATGATACTGGTGGCGGAGTATTCTTTAGCCGTCAGACCGCAACCGGCTGGTCTGTACCCGAAACCTTGGCTTATATGCAAGGTGTTCCCTGGGATTATATAGGAGGGTATTCACCCCCGGCTATGACCATAAAGAACGACACCATCTCGCTGGTCTTTGAATACTCCTATGGTGGGGGCATACCGCCGCATATCGCAAAAGGATGGGCTTTGCACCATACCCGGTTTGCCATAAATAACATTTCTGGCAAAAAAGATACTATCCTTGACGCATACACCGAAACAATAGATCCCCCGATCTGGCAAGCTCCAGCCTCAGCATCAATTGCCACCGACTATAAAGGCTATGATCATATCAGCTGGCACCGAAAAGACAAGGTCTATTACCGGATGAGAAAACCGGATGGCAACTACGGCAACATTCTCCAACTCTCTGGTTCAGGAATAGCCCAAAACCCCTGTATCAGCATTTCCGGGGTAGCTTCAGCCGTTTGGGTGGAAGATGGCGACATTTACCAGCGTACCGGATTTGATCAGAAGTGGGAAACAGCCGTAAACATCAGCGCATCCGGGGCAAGCTCCATGATGCCATATATCTGTGGTAGCGATGTGCTTTGGACCGAGGATGTTTTAAGTGATTACGAGGTATATTTATCGTCCTATTCTACAGCCAAGATGACCTACGATGTGTCCGAAAACCTGTCTTGCACCGATTACGCTTCGATCTTCCCCCACGAAACTAAACTGCAAACCAATGAGGGGACGAAAACCTATCGCATTTGGGCGGAGGAAATTGAGCCAGAATTACTGTGGGGGCTAACCTTTATGGCAGATACCACGGAATTGGAGCCCACCTACGCCTTAGATGCCGGGTTAGCGGAGCCGTCAATATTTACTGTGCAAAGAGATGGGTATATAACTTACGGCACGGCAGCCAAAGCCAAAAACACAGTTACCGAACCCTTTAAAACCGTGGATTATGACACTACTGCCCTGATATACAGCTTTGACAACTTTGATCCGGACAAGAAGTATAAAATCACTTTGAGCTTTTATCAGGAAACCGGGCAGGAGATCAAACTTAAGCCAATCGTCAATAAGCTGCCTTTGGGTGAGATAAAGGTAACTTCAGGCGAAGAAGCGATTTTGGACAAGCCTTTGCCCGAAGCCAGTTATAAAGACGGGCAGATCACGCTAACCATAGAAAAAACAAAAGGTCCGATTGCAGTTTGTGGCAAGATACTTATTTACGAAAATCCGACAGGCCAGGGACACGGTGGGACGCAATCGGAAGAGATAACCAGTATTACACCCAATTACATTAACAAACTTTACCAGAACTGCCCAAATCCCTTCAGCCATAAAACGAGTTTCATGTACCAAATCAAAAACCAGGGCCAGGTAACGTTTAAAGTGTATAATGCCCTGGGGCAGTTGGTAAGAACCTTGGTTAATGAAATTAAACCGGCCGGGACTTATCAGGTGGAATGGGACGGGAAAGACGGGTGCGGTAGGCAGGTATCTTCGGGAGTTTATCTTTACAATATTAGTACCGGAGCCTTTGAATCAACCAAGAAGCTCATAGTTCTTAAATAG
- a CDS encoding DUF1738 domain-containing protein, with the protein MNLISKRTYRGINLIVLSMSPKYVSPYYLTFRQLAYLGGSVKPGSKGFKVVYWKAFESSGEDTSEREILEKPLLRYYTVFNSEQCINIPKDIFPDVNNSLNPIAACEKIIDNMQNIPKIKVTKNAFYDMKSDIIGLPPRKNFISQEEFYSTAFHELTHSTGHPDRLNRKNSSGGSDFNENYSKEELVAEIGSSFLCAHARIAPKTIDNQAGYIANWLSVLKGDKRFIFSSSSLAQKAVDYILGNLSPATENYVSNGDGHE; encoded by the coding sequence ATGAACCTTATCTCCAAACGCACTTATCGGGGCATCAACCTGATAGTGCTCTCAATGTCTCCCAAATATGTCAGCCCTTATTATCTTACTTTCAGGCAGCTGGCATATTTGGGAGGCTCGGTCAAACCGGGTTCAAAGGGTTTTAAGGTTGTTTACTGGAAAGCATTTGAATCAAGTGGTGAAGATACGTCCGAAAGAGAGATTTTGGAAAAGCCATTGCTCAGGTATTACACAGTATTTAACAGCGAGCAATGCATCAATATCCCTAAAGATATTTTTCCCGACGTAAACAACAGCTTGAATCCCATTGCCGCCTGCGAAAAGATAATAGACAACATGCAGAATATCCCGAAAATCAAAGTGACCAAGAATGCCTTTTACGACATGAAATCAGATATCATCGGTTTGCCGCCCCGGAAAAACTTCATATCCCAGGAGGAATTTTACTCGACTGCCTTTCATGAACTGACTCACTCGACCGGACATCCTGACAGGCTTAACAGGAAAAATTCCTCCGGGGGATCTGATTTCAATGAGAATTACTCCAAGGAGGAACTGGTGGCCGAGATCGGCAGCTCATTCTTATGCGCCCATGCCCGTATCGCCCCAAAAACTATAGATAACCAGGCCGGGTATATCGCCAACTGGCTTTCGGTGCTCAAAGGGGACAAGAGGTTTATATTTTCTTCTTCTTCGCTGGCTCAGAAAGCGGTTGATTATATTCTGGGGAATCTTTCTCCCGCTACGGAGAACTACGTTTCCAATGGTGACGGCCATGAATGA
- a CDS encoding ATP-binding protein: MNSIEVFKICQKLKPLIGTNAERLWHMYLAEDEYGRKDIALDIEILAEKLLRKEPLQTEPICLTPPSPSKAEGDILLGDIVYNDTKMDKLHIRKEDFIKQLGIFSITGEGKTNLATLLALQLLRQKIPFIVVDWKRTWRNILSLSDQYPELKELQVYTVGRDISPFFWNPFRAPPNIHYKSWINVVTEVLEKSHLAGMGVADFFIRIYEKLFRDFGFKEGHHGNMYPNFFDGVYELSKLKVYARELLWKQSAGRVFKSFTFGPSSKAFNARQPVKLEDLLEKPIILELDQEMSKPLRTFFTEMILRFIHLYRLGQGETDSLRHVLFLEEIHNLFPKTRIEQENSSSLEYVYREIRSFGQGLVSITQHPSLLPIYILGNCHTQIFLGLQHERDVRAARESLFIKPEEENYLDRLKVGEGIVKVKGRISPCLVKFPLVPMEKGIITDDSIRLRLGLSTLSQPEYRIKPVIRHFPEREDKQVGREILRFLEDILALPFSPLVQRYKRLSLSMRNGNDIKQKSFSEGFIIQRNIITKKTQLVLLELTGKAKAVLRQEGHIVTDTNEGVEHLFWKERIAEYYRKKGFNVEVEKQINGKPDITIKAENKLVAVEIETGNSDAVANIQKSLKANFSAIITVATNIEAKEKIMKQFREEGFDKDDRIKVVLAQEYDTAEI, from the coding sequence ATGAACAGCATTGAAGTATTCAAGATTTGCCAGAAACTAAAGCCCCTTATCGGGACTAATGCCGAAAGGCTCTGGCATATGTACTTGGCCGAGGACGAATACGGTAGGAAGGACATCGCTCTGGATATAGAAATTCTGGCCGAAAAACTGCTTAGAAAAGAGCCGTTGCAGACCGAGCCGATATGCTTAACCCCGCCCTCGCCAAGCAAGGCGGAGGGCGACATCCTATTGGGAGATATCGTCTATAACGACACCAAGATGGACAAACTCCATATCAGGAAAGAAGACTTTATCAAACAATTGGGAATATTCAGCATCACCGGCGAGGGAAAGACCAATCTGGCCACTTTATTGGCCCTACAATTATTGAGACAAAAGATCCCTTTTATCGTGGTGGACTGGAAGAGAACCTGGCGAAACATCCTTTCCCTGTCAGACCAGTATCCAGAGCTCAAGGAACTTCAGGTTTATACCGTTGGTAGGGACATTTCTCCCTTTTTCTGGAATCCTTTCAGAGCTCCGCCCAATATCCATTATAAAAGTTGGATTAACGTAGTAACGGAGGTCCTTGAAAAGTCACACCTGGCCGGAATGGGTGTGGCTGATTTTTTTATCAGGATATACGAGAAACTGTTTCGGGATTTCGGATTCAAGGAAGGACATCACGGGAACATGTACCCCAATTTCTTCGACGGGGTGTACGAGTTAAGCAAGCTGAAGGTATATGCCAGGGAGCTTCTTTGGAAACAATCGGCCGGCAGGGTTTTTAAAAGTTTTACTTTCGGTCCCAGTAGCAAGGCCTTTAACGCCCGGCAACCGGTAAAGCTTGAGGATCTTCTTGAAAAACCTATAATATTAGAACTGGACCAGGAAATGAGCAAGCCACTGAGAACCTTCTTTACCGAGATGATATTGAGGTTCATCCATCTTTACCGTTTGGGCCAGGGCGAGACGGATAGTTTAAGGCATGTCTTATTCCTCGAGGAGATTCACAACCTTTTTCCAAAAACCAGGATAGAACAGGAGAATTCCAGCAGCTTGGAATATGTCTATAGGGAGATCAGGTCATTCGGCCAGGGGCTGGTCAGCATCACCCAGCACCCGTCGCTGCTGCCCATATATATCCTCGGGAACTGTCATACCCAGATATTTTTGGGGTTACAGCATGAAAGGGATGTCAGAGCGGCCAGGGAGTCATTATTTATAAAACCTGAAGAGGAGAACTACCTCGACCGGCTTAAAGTGGGTGAGGGCATCGTCAAGGTCAAGGGCAGGATTTCGCCTTGTTTGGTGAAATTCCCACTGGTGCCGATGGAGAAGGGGATTATCACAGATGACAGCATCAGATTAAGGTTGGGACTTTCCACGCTTTCCCAGCCTGAATACCGTATAAAACCCGTAATCAGACACTTTCCAGAGAGGGAAGATAAGCAGGTGGGCAGGGAGATTTTAAGGTTTTTAGAGGATATTTTGGCCTTGCCTTTTTCGCCTTTGGTTCAGCGTTACAAGAGGTTATCATTAAGTATGAGAAATGGCAATGATATCAAACAAAAGTCTTTTTCCGAGGGCTTTATAATTCAGCGAAACATCATTACTAAGAAAACACAACTTGTATTACTGGAGCTTACCGGTAAAGCCAAGGCTGTTTTACGTCAGGAAGGGCATATTGTCACGGATACCAACGAGGGGGTGGAACATCTCTTCTGGAAAGAGAGAATAGCGGAGTATTACCGGAAAAAGGGATTTAACGTCGAGGTCGAGAAACAGATCAATGGGAAACCGGATATAACAATTAAGGCCGAAAACAAACTGGTTGCCGTGGAGATAGAGACTGGTAATTCTGATGCTGTGGCCAATATTCAAAAGTCTTTAAAGGCTAACTTTTCGGCGATAATAACCGTAGCCACCAATATCGAGGCTAAAGAGAAAATAATGAAGCAATTCCGGGAGGAAGGTTTTGATAAGGACGATAGGATCAAAGTAGTCTTAGCCCAGGAATATGATACCGCAGAAATATAA